One genomic segment of Stigmatopora argus isolate UIUO_Sarg chromosome 1, RoL_Sarg_1.0, whole genome shotgun sequence includes these proteins:
- the arhgef19 gene encoding rho guanine nucleotide exchange factor 19 isoform X2: MIPWYGALFRDFQPHRHTLHCRGDGLSMWLPGPGESVDVISEPQDDKLHPQPCHHKHVAVCQQETLAFIELQSPDSAKLNGHNPSREQHCATHAPALDTLKNSQNELNDLAQSYLGTCKNDELLISNVCLTSVDDVECPSTLEKMDGGAQNIASVFRPHHVPLSLPLALPLSTLQANRDSWDSQIHCSPSPPEAPEFQSLDLYLLQRRTSQSSFKEKSIRRKMQVYSPDSLSDDSLSSPILDADFLFPGTLAAFLGEDLSGQSSQETNTSTWSTDATQELQNLSPDDILQLPMERLHMLEDSLPGMREASLDSSTGTTGGSVMPRSRQVDHERRRFSASELISRLQLSQRKNSFTLKLGKSRSARVTSRDRQNSSSLSPDNKSNSKQRSSGVYSDSAPHSPVAPAPPLSSSDNGMPTHWWSTKLGMRKRSIEEDVSTPPAVVCSNRLSRFLPSSILYQEYSDVAINREIQRQQGKELGTEEEGSDGTPSPSSLSPSSSFCSSRGSAFALWQDIPDVRSSGQLDNFSNQQRKLQEAKFELVTSEASYIRSLTIAVDHFMLSQELSECLGAQDKQWLFSKLPEVKDVSERFLQDLEHRLEQDILRFDVCDIVLDHCPSLRRVYLPYVTNQAYQEQTYQRLLQEKARFSTTLARLEEDSVCQRLPLSSFLILPFQRITRLKMLVENILKRTTPGSRDEDTATKAFNELKKLIKECNSSVQSMKRMEELIHLNKKIHFEGKIFPLISQSRWLVKHGELLEVDTQTMSISGSKFKLPTKPVYLHLFNDCLLLSRRKETWRFLVFVHAKIGELKVKDLSQKLQGIPGFIFHLQLCEGQQLKHQILLKSNTESGKQRWIAAMFPSNPHEDIGQASEHYDISQVQCIRSYQAQEHDELTLEKADILHAKTITSDGWVEGIRLSDGERGWFPKSYVEEITSRSARLRNLRENIRIKCVMQKLEGEE; the protein is encoded by the exons ATGATTCCCTGGTATGGAGCTCTTTTTCGCGATTTCCAGCCCCACCGACACACGTTGCACTGCAGAGGAGACGGTCTCAGCATGTGGCTCCCCGGGCCGGGCGAATCGGTGGATGTGATCTCAGAACCCCAGGATGACAAGCTTCACCCCCAACCCTGTCACCACAAACACGTGGCCGTGTGCCAACAGGAGACTTTGGCCTTCATCGAGCTTCAGTCGCCAGATAGCGCCAAACTAAATGGACACAACCCTTCCCGTGAACAACATTGTGCCACTCACGCTCCAGCCCttgacactttgaaaaattcacAGAATGAGCTGAATGACCTGGCGCAAAGCTACCTCGGAACGTGCAAGAATGATGAACTGCTCATTTCAAACGTGTGTCTGACCAGCGTGGACGACGTCGAGTGTCCGTCTACGCTAGAAAAAATGGACGGAGGAGCACAAAATATTGCGTCAGTATTTCGTCCTCACCATGTACCTCTTAGTCTCCCTCTGGCCTTGCCGCTCTCCACCCTCCAGGCGAACAGAGACTCCTGGGACTCCCAAATTCATTGCTCTCCATCCCCACCCGAGGCTCCCGAGTTTCAAAGTTTGGACTTGTACCTGCTGCAGAGGCGGACATCCCAAAGTTCTTTTAAAGAGAAGTCCATCC GCCGTAAGATGCAGGTTTATTCTCCAGATAGCCTCAGTGATGACTCTCTTAGCAGTCCCATCCTGGATGCTGACTTCCTTTTCCCTGGAACCCTTGCAGCTTTCCTGGGGGAAGACCTCAGTGGTCAATCCTCACAAGAAACAAACACCAGTACTTGGTCTACAGATGCTACCCAGGAGCTCCAGAACCTCAGCCCGGATGATATTCTCCAACTACCAATGGAACGGCTGCACATGTTGGAGGACTCGTTACCAGGCATGAGAGAAGCCAGTTTGGACTCATCAACTGGGACAACGGGGGGAAGCGTCATGCCACGCAGTCGCCAGGTAGACCACGAGCGTAGGCGCTTCTCAGCCTCGGAACTGATTTCTAGACTCCAGCTGTCCCAGAGGAAAAATTCTTTCACCTTGAAGCTCGGAAAGTCACGGTCAGCTCGAGTGACTTCCAGGGACCGACAGAATTCCAGCAGTCTCAGCCCAGATA ATAAGTCCAACTCAAAGCAACGGAGTTCAGGAGTCTACAGTGATAGCGCCCCCCACAGTCCTGTCGCACCTGCGCCACCGTTGTCTAGCAGTGACAATGGAATGCCAACACATTGGTGGAGCACCAAACTTGG AATGCGAAAGAGGTCCATTGAGGAAGACGTGTCCACACCGCCCGCTGTTGTTTGCTCCAATCGCTTATCGAGGTTCTTGCCGAGTT CCATCCTGTATCAAGAATACAGTGACGTAGCCATTAACAGGGAGATCCAAAGGCAACAGGGCAAAGAGCTGGGCACCGAGGAGGAGGGATCTGACGGGACCCCGTCTCCATCCAGTCTATCCCCGTCCAGTTCCTTTTGCTCTTCGCGAGGTTCCGCTTTTGCTCTCTGGCAGGACATCCCGGACGTTCGTTCTAGTGGTCAGCTAGACAACTTCAGCAACCAGCAGAGAAAATTACAAGAG GCCAAGTTTGAGCTGGTGACATCTGAGGCGTCTTACATTCGAAGTTTGACGATTGCCGTGGATCACTTCATGTTGTCGCAGGAGCTATCCGAGTGCCTTGGCGCTCAGGATAAACAGTGGCTCTTCTCCAAGTTGCCTGAAGTCAAAGATGTCAGTGAAAG GTTCCTTCAAGACTTGGAGCACAGGTTGGAGCAAGATATCCTGCGTTTTGACGTGTGTGACATCGTCTTGGATCACTGCCCATCTCTGCGTAGGGTCTACTTACCTTATGTAACCAACCAGGCTTACCAAGAGCAGACCTATCAACGTCTCTT GCAAGAGAAAGCTCGCTTCTCCACCACCTTGGCCCGCCTGGAGGAGGACAGTGTCTGCCAAAGACTGCCTTTGTCCTCCTTTCTAATTCTCCCATTCCAGAGGATCACTCGTCTTAAAATGCTGGTGGAG AATATCTTAAAGAGGACTACACCAGGCTCTAGAGATGAGGACACTGCCACCAAGGCTTTCAACGAGCTCAAAAAG CTCATTAAGGAATGCAACTCCAGTGTGCAGTCCATGAAGAGGATGGAGGAACTTATCCACCTCAATAAGAAAATTCATTTTGAGGGCAAG ATCTTTCCTTTGATCTCCCAATCCCGCTGGCTGGTGAAGCACGGTGAACTTCTAGAGGTGGACACGCAGACCATGAGTATTTCCGGATCCAAGTTCAAGTTGCCCACCAAGCCTGTGTACTTGCACTTGTTCAACGACTGCCTCCTGCTCTCCAGGAGAAAAGA GACATGGAGGTTCTTGGTATTTGTCCATGCCAAGATTGGGGAGCTAAAAGTGAAGGATTTGAGTCAGAAGCTACAAGGAATCCCAGGCTTTATCTTCCACCTTCAGTTATGTGAAGGACAGCAGCTCAAACATCAGATTCTGCTCAAATCAAACACTGA GAGCGGGAAGCAACGATGGATTGCAGCCATGTTCCCATCTAATCCTCACGAGGACATCGGGCAAGCAAGCGAGCACTACG ACATTTCTCAAGTACAGTGCATTCGAAGCTATCAGGCACAAGAACATGATGAGTTAACACTGGAGAAGGCGGACATTCTTCATGCCAAGACGATCACAAGTGACG gatgGGTGGAAGGCATCCGGCTCTCTGACGGGGAACGGGGCTGGTTCCCCAAATCCTACGTAGAGGAAATCACAAGTCGCAGTGCACGTCTCCGTAACCTTCGAGAAAATATTCGCATTAAATGTGTCATGCAAAAACTGGAAGGAGAAGAGTAG